From Curtobacterium sp. SGAir0471, the proteins below share one genomic window:
- a CDS encoding MFS transporter, translating to MHAPTTTSGTAVTTTARQRLPLVVPVLAAGTFLMITTEFVIAGILPEVAADLDVPLGRAGLLITVFAVGMIVGAPLMTLLTIRLPKRLALLLALALFVAGHVVVALADDFTVLLLARLVTAFATGAFWSVASVVAARAAGPQLGSRAQGVVGAGGSLGTVLGVPLGAFLAQAVGWRGTFWAIAAAAVVLAVLVARLVPHDPSATGRASIRGEFTGLRSARLWLTLLACVTTSGGIVSAYSFIAPLLTDRAGVAAGLVPVVLTAFGVGSLVGTLVGGRLGDTRPGAVTIVTPAASAVLLVLIGTVADQPVLTVVLVAALGLFGLSANGVLIHTAVHAAGDAAPLGAALTVSAFNLGTAIGTALVGGLLATTGVTGPALIGAGIVALTLVPMIALAVTSGPRRATARDRRPERAR from the coding sequence ATGCACGCACCGACCACCACCAGCGGAACCGCCGTCACGACCACCGCACGGCAGCGCCTCCCCCTCGTGGTCCCGGTCCTGGCCGCCGGTACCTTCCTGATGATCACGACGGAGTTCGTCATCGCGGGCATCCTGCCGGAGGTCGCCGCCGACCTCGACGTCCCGCTCGGCCGGGCGGGACTGCTCATCACGGTCTTCGCGGTCGGCATGATCGTCGGCGCTCCCCTGATGACGCTGCTGACGATCCGGCTGCCGAAGCGTCTCGCACTCCTGCTCGCCCTGGCACTGTTCGTCGCCGGGCACGTCGTGGTCGCACTGGCGGACGACTTCACCGTCCTGCTGCTCGCCCGGCTCGTCACCGCGTTCGCGACGGGAGCGTTCTGGTCGGTGGCCTCCGTCGTGGCCGCCCGCGCCGCAGGACCGCAACTCGGGTCACGTGCGCAGGGCGTCGTCGGTGCCGGGGGCTCGCTCGGCACCGTGCTCGGTGTGCCGCTCGGAGCGTTCCTCGCGCAGGCGGTCGGCTGGCGCGGCACCTTCTGGGCGATCGCCGCCGCCGCGGTCGTCCTCGCCGTGCTCGTCGCGCGGCTCGTGCCCCACGACCCGTCCGCGACCGGTCGCGCGTCGATCCGCGGGGAGTTCACGGGCCTGCGCTCCGCACGACTCTGGCTCACCCTGCTCGCCTGCGTCACCACCAGCGGCGGGATCGTCTCCGCCTACTCCTTCATCGCCCCGCTGCTCACGGACCGTGCCGGTGTCGCAGCCGGTCTGGTCCCGGTCGTGCTGACCGCGTTCGGCGTGGGGTCCCTCGTCGGGACGCTCGTCGGCGGCCGGCTCGGTGACACGCGCCCGGGAGCGGTGACCATCGTCACCCCGGCGGCCAGCGCGGTCCTGCTCGTCCTGATCGGCACCGTCGCGGACCAGCCCGTCCTGACGGTGGTCCTCGTCGCCGCGCTCGGGCTGTTCGGGCTCAGCGCCAACGGGGTCCTGATCCACACCGCCGTGCACGCCGCGGGCGACGCCGCGCCCCTCGGTGCAGCCCTGACCGTGTCGGCGTTCAACCTCGGCACCGCGATCGGCACCGCGCTCGTCGGGGGCCTCCTCGCCACCACCGGAGTCACCGGCCCGGCGCTCATCGGGGCCGGGATCGTCGCGCTCACCCTGGTCCCGATGATCGCGCTCGCCGTGACCTCGGGACCGAGGCGCGCGACCGCTCGGGACCGGCGGCCGGAGCGCGCCAGGTAG
- a CDS encoding carboxymuconolactone decarboxylase family protein, giving the protein MTDDDTQTGWTGGRDAFGDFAPGMVHYTDAVLFDEVWERNGLSKRDRSLVTIAALTALGKTDQLRFHLGFARSNGVTDRELEEALLHLAFYTGWPNGMSGTTVLRDVIEDDGDDESEQHR; this is encoded by the coding sequence ATGACGGACGACGACACGCAGACGGGATGGACCGGCGGCAGGGACGCCTTCGGGGACTTCGCGCCCGGGATGGTGCACTACACCGACGCGGTCCTGTTCGACGAGGTGTGGGAACGAAACGGGCTGTCCAAGCGCGACCGAAGCCTGGTCACGATCGCGGCGCTGACCGCGCTCGGGAAGACGGACCAGTTGCGGTTCCACCTCGGCTTCGCCCGCAGCAACGGCGTCACCGACCGAGAACTCGAGGAAGCACTGCTCCACCTGGCGTTCTACACCGGCTGGCCCAACGGCATGAGCGGGACCACCGTCCTGCGGGACGTCATCGAGGACGACGGTGACGACGAGAGCGAGCAGCATCGATGA
- a CDS encoding cupin domain-containing protein: protein MTETDFQQPFPTGEPNDAFAQYFSGRSFNAPVVDGDVPVNNITFEPGCRNDWHIHHGGEHGGGDQVLICTAGSGWYQAEGSDPVSLTPGTTVRVPAGTKHWHGAKADSWFSHLAFITPGEGVRNEWLESVPDEVYDALPSHGSAG, encoded by the coding sequence ATGACCGAGACCGACTTCCAGCAGCCCTTCCCGACCGGCGAACCGAACGACGCGTTCGCGCAGTACTTCTCCGGTCGGAGCTTCAACGCTCCCGTCGTCGACGGCGACGTGCCGGTGAACAACATCACCTTCGAACCGGGGTGCCGGAACGACTGGCACATCCACCACGGCGGCGAGCACGGCGGCGGCGACCAGGTCCTCATCTGCACCGCCGGATCCGGCTGGTACCAGGCCGAGGGCTCCGACCCGGTCAGCCTGACCCCCGGCACGACCGTCCGCGTGCCCGCCGGCACGAAGCACTGGCACGGTGCGAAGGCCGACTCGTGGTTCTCGCACCTGGCGTTCATCACGCCCGGTGAGGGCGTCCGCAACGAGTGGCTCGAGTCCGTCCCCGACGAGGTCTACGACGCCCTGCCGTCGCACGGGTCGGCCGGCTGA
- a CDS encoding VOC family protein, whose amino-acid sequence MSFASIRIVTDDLDGLVAFYEQLTGQRAERPAPVFAQFTGPGATLAIASTATVAMLGGAMTPATNRSVFIEFEVDDVDARFAQLRPEPEHVVLGPTTMPWGNRSALVRDPDGNVVNLFSRPESDQLG is encoded by the coding sequence GTGTCGTTCGCATCCATCCGCATCGTCACCGACGACCTCGACGGCCTCGTCGCCTTCTACGAACAGCTCACCGGCCAGCGCGCCGAGCGCCCCGCGCCCGTCTTCGCGCAGTTCACCGGCCCCGGTGCGACCCTCGCGATCGCCAGCACCGCCACCGTCGCGATGCTCGGCGGCGCCATGACGCCCGCGACGAACCGGTCCGTGTTCATCGAGTTCGAGGTCGACGACGTCGACGCCCGCTTCGCGCAGCTCCGTCCCGAGCCCGAGCACGTCGTCCTCGGACCGACCACGATGCCCTGGGGCAACCGGTCCGCACTGGTCCGCGATCCCGACGGCAACGTCGTCAACCTCTTCAGCCGGCCGGAGTCGGATCAGCTCGGGTGA
- a CDS encoding helix-turn-helix transcriptional regulator: protein MNRTDRLYGIVEELRAAAPRPRSARRLAERFEVSVRTVERDLAALQQSGLPIWAEPGRTGGYVIDASATLGPAGFTPDEALAVLIGLGALGASPFRQAARTAARKVLAVMPDRDAARAGAVASRVHFLEADEDPVTPVAFAEALRSDRVVRLRYRAADGTESTRDVEPLGSIEKEGHWYLVAWCRLRDGVRAFRGDRMASIEVTDERPPRRVLRTEDLGIEYGRLRPVVGD, encoded by the coding sequence GTGAACCGCACCGACCGCCTGTACGGCATCGTCGAGGAACTGCGGGCCGCCGCACCGCGACCGCGGAGCGCACGCCGCCTCGCCGAGCGGTTCGAGGTGTCCGTCCGGACCGTGGAGCGGGACCTCGCGGCACTGCAGCAGTCGGGGCTGCCGATCTGGGCGGAGCCCGGCCGCACGGGCGGGTACGTCATCGACGCGTCGGCGACGCTCGGCCCCGCCGGCTTCACGCCGGACGAGGCGCTCGCGGTGCTGATCGGCCTCGGTGCCCTCGGCGCCAGCCCGTTCCGGCAGGCTGCTCGCACCGCGGCACGCAAGGTGCTCGCCGTCATGCCGGACCGGGATGCGGCGCGCGCGGGTGCGGTCGCGTCACGGGTCCACTTCCTGGAGGCCGACGAGGACCCCGTCACGCCGGTCGCCTTCGCCGAGGCCCTGCGTTCGGACCGCGTGGTGCGGCTGCGGTACCGCGCTGCGGACGGCACGGAGTCGACTCGTGACGTCGAACCGCTCGGGTCGATCGAGAAGGAGGGGCACTGGTACCTGGTCGCGTGGTGCCGGCTGCGCGACGGAGTCCGAGCGTTCCGCGGCGACCGGATGGCATCGATCGAGGTGACCGACGAGCGGCCACCCCGGCGCGTGCTGCGCACCGAGGACCTGGGCATCGAGTACGGACGACTGCGTCCCGTCGTCGGCGACTGA
- a CDS encoding alkaline phosphatase family protein — MDHQSEDRGTPAPSRRTFLRRAGVGAASAAVGAGLVGAGTAYDRSVHDARYGFTPLPARPEPGFDHVVVVMFENRSFDHVLGRLYTDADLRPGQSFAGLQDGRHENTAPDGTVVPAHVYEGTTDHVMSQPDPDPGEFYPHVNTQWFGLVEPAENADPARNGYAAPFNAPADTSTPTMSGFVHDYVVNFRLERGREPSVEEYSRVMGGFSPAMLPVFSTLARSFAVYDHWHCAVPSQTFCNRSFFHASTSHGFVTNGREGGPQKWLGADAVPTIFNRLEEAGKTWRVYFDARQVVSLTGFLHAPSIERYWKTNFRSMEQFHADAASGNLPDYAFIEPRMMFDHNDMHPPVGSPGDHSAPDAGAYESATSDVRAAEALLASVYDAVRGGRSERGSNAINTALVVTFDEHGGIYDHVPPPAGVASPSGSPTPGEMGFTFDRLGGRVPAFVVSAYTEPGTIINEPMHHAAVIRTLTEQHGLEPLTHRDAEATGIHNVLNRKVPRQPQLWPDVAPQYVPTNPEGRSGPPSERDRRRPLTAPGIGLLGLLLAKYEPDAPVPTTFGDAYDVLTEHGAGLFGDRD, encoded by the coding sequence ATGGACCACCAGAGCGAGGACCGTGGGACGCCGGCACCGAGCCGGCGGACCTTCCTGCGCCGGGCCGGTGTCGGCGCGGCCAGCGCTGCCGTCGGTGCCGGACTCGTGGGCGCCGGGACCGCGTACGACCGGTCGGTGCACGATGCCCGGTACGGCTTCACGCCGCTCCCGGCACGGCCCGAGCCGGGTTTCGACCACGTCGTCGTCGTGATGTTCGAGAACCGGAGCTTCGACCACGTCCTCGGCCGGCTGTACACCGACGCCGACCTCCGCCCCGGGCAGTCCTTCGCCGGGCTGCAGGACGGACGCCACGAGAACACCGCCCCCGACGGCACCGTCGTCCCCGCGCACGTGTACGAGGGGACGACCGACCACGTGATGAGCCAGCCCGACCCGGACCCGGGCGAGTTCTACCCGCACGTCAACACGCAGTGGTTCGGTCTCGTCGAACCCGCGGAGAACGCCGACCCGGCACGGAACGGGTACGCGGCGCCGTTCAACGCCCCGGCGGACACGAGCACGCCGACGATGTCCGGGTTCGTCCACGACTACGTCGTGAACTTCCGGCTGGAGCGCGGCCGGGAGCCGAGCGTCGAGGAGTACTCGCGGGTGATGGGCGGCTTCTCGCCGGCGATGCTGCCCGTCTTCTCCACGCTCGCCAGATCGTTCGCCGTCTACGACCACTGGCACTGCGCGGTGCCGTCGCAGACCTTCTGCAACCGCTCGTTCTTCCACGCCAGCACCTCGCACGGCTTCGTCACGAACGGCCGGGAGGGCGGCCCGCAGAAGTGGCTGGGTGCGGACGCCGTCCCGACGATCTTCAACCGACTCGAGGAGGCGGGGAAGACCTGGCGCGTGTACTTCGACGCGCGCCAGGTGGTGTCCCTGACCGGGTTCCTGCACGCACCGTCGATCGAGCGGTACTGGAAGACCAACTTCCGGAGCATGGAACAGTTCCACGCCGATGCGGCGAGCGGCAACCTCCCCGACTACGCGTTCATCGAGCCGCGCATGATGTTCGACCACAACGACATGCACCCGCCGGTCGGCAGCCCGGGTGACCACAGCGCGCCGGACGCCGGCGCGTACGAGTCGGCGACGTCCGACGTCCGCGCAGCGGAAGCGCTCCTCGCCAGCGTCTACGACGCCGTCCGCGGCGGACGGAGCGAGCGCGGATCGAACGCGATCAACACCGCCCTCGTGGTGACCTTCGACGAGCACGGCGGGATCTACGACCACGTCCCGCCACCCGCAGGCGTCGCGTCACCGTCGGGGTCGCCGACCCCGGGCGAGATGGGGTTCACCTTCGACCGACTCGGCGGGCGGGTGCCGGCCTTCGTGGTGTCCGCCTACACGGAACCCGGGACGATCATCAACGAGCCGATGCACCACGCCGCGGTCATCCGGACGCTGACGGAGCAACACGGCCTCGAACCCCTCACCCACCGGGACGCCGAGGCCACGGGGATCCACAACGTGCTGAACCGGAAGGTCCCCCGGCAACCGCAACTCTGGCCGGACGTCGCCCCGCAGTACGTGCCGACCAACCCGGAGGGCAGGAGCGGTCCGCCGTCGGAACGGGACCGTCGCCGGCCCCTGACCGCGCCGGGGATCGGGCTGCTCGGGCTGCTGCTGGCCAAGTACGAGCCCGACGCCCCGGTACCCACGACGTTCGGGGACGCCTACGACGTCCTCACCGAGCACGGCGCCGGACTCTTCGGCGACCGGGACTGA
- a CDS encoding phosphoribosyltransferase family protein encodes MTVDTDLRRRLQDSFRWRSDRTDPYSTADVTGWWRDPHVLGALGPGLAALFDDAQPTVVLGIQSRGTLLGALVAAHLGVGLAEARKDPSRAADTDAWWDVTTGPDYRDRSLRLGVRRSLLRSGDRVLFVDDWIATGAQAEAARALTDMAGATWLGAAVVVDGLERPPLRRTLRLRALLSMHQL; translated from the coding sequence GTGACCGTGGACACCGACCTCAGACGACGGCTGCAGGACTCGTTCCGGTGGCGGAGTGATCGGACGGATCCGTACTCCACCGCCGACGTGACCGGCTGGTGGCGCGATCCGCACGTCCTGGGCGCGCTCGGTCCCGGCCTCGCCGCCCTGTTCGACGATGCTCAGCCAACGGTGGTGCTCGGCATCCAGTCGCGCGGAACGCTCCTCGGAGCGCTCGTCGCAGCGCACCTCGGGGTGGGTCTCGCCGAGGCTCGGAAGGACCCGAGCCGTGCCGCGGACACCGATGCGTGGTGGGATGTGACGACCGGCCCGGACTACCGGGACCGCTCCCTGCGGCTCGGCGTCCGCCGGAGCCTGCTGCGGTCCGGCGACCGAGTGCTGTTCGTCGACGACTGGATTGCCACGGGAGCGCAGGCAGAAGCCGCTCGGGCGCTGACCGACATGGCCGGCGCGACCTGGCTCGGTGCCGCCGTCGTGGTCGACGGGCTCGAGCGGCCTCCGCTCCGACGGACGCTGCGACTGCGCGCGCTCCTGTCGATGCACCAGTTGTAG
- the dnaB gene encoding replicative DNA helicase — MSIAHLDPSPQDLSDRGSERTPPHDLLAEQSTIGGMLLSKDAVADVIETARGVDFYIPKHEVIFDAILSLYSHGEPTDVIAVTDELTKTGLLSRAGGAEYLHSVTSMVPTAANAGYYAAIVAEKAVLRRLVDAGTRIVQMGYASEGEVTDLVNSAQAEVYNVAGGVQTEDYVPLTDAIGAAIDEIEAAKGRDGQMTGVPTGFSGLDALTNGFHPGQLIIVAARPALGKSTLALDLCRAAALKHDQTAAFFSLEMGRAEIAMRLLSAESSVPLQNMRKGTVDSRDWTTIAQTRGRINDAPFFIDDSPNMTLVEIRAKCRRLKQQHNLKLVVIDYLQLMTSGKKVESRQQEVSEFSRALKLMAKELGVPVIALSQLNRGPEQRADKKPMISDLRESGSIEQDADMVILLHRESAYEKDNPRQGEADLIVAKHRNGPTDTITVAFHGMFSRFVDMPQ; from the coding sequence GTGTCGATCGCGCATCTCGATCCGTCCCCGCAGGACCTGTCCGACCGGGGCTCGGAACGGACGCCGCCGCACGACCTGCTCGCCGAGCAGTCGACCATCGGCGGCATGCTGCTGTCGAAGGACGCGGTCGCCGACGTCATCGAGACCGCCCGTGGCGTGGACTTCTACATCCCCAAGCACGAGGTCATCTTCGACGCGATCCTGTCGCTCTACTCGCACGGCGAACCGACCGACGTGATCGCCGTCACCGACGAGCTGACGAAGACCGGTCTGCTCTCGCGAGCCGGCGGCGCCGAGTACCTGCACAGCGTCACGAGCATGGTGCCGACCGCGGCGAACGCCGGGTACTACGCAGCCATCGTCGCCGAGAAGGCCGTGCTCCGCCGCCTGGTCGACGCCGGTACCCGCATCGTGCAGATGGGCTACGCGTCCGAGGGTGAGGTCACCGACCTCGTCAACAGCGCCCAGGCCGAGGTCTACAACGTCGCAGGTGGCGTGCAGACCGAGGACTACGTGCCCCTGACCGACGCCATCGGCGCCGCGATCGACGAGATCGAGGCCGCGAAGGGCCGCGACGGGCAGATGACCGGCGTGCCGACCGGGTTCAGCGGGCTCGACGCCCTGACGAACGGCTTCCACCCCGGGCAGCTCATCATCGTCGCCGCGCGCCCCGCACTCGGCAAGTCGACCCTGGCGCTCGACCTGTGCCGCGCCGCAGCGCTCAAGCACGACCAGACCGCCGCGTTCTTCTCGCTCGAGATGGGCCGCGCCGAGATCGCGATGCGCCTGCTGTCCGCCGAGTCGAGCGTGCCGCTGCAGAACATGCGCAAGGGCACCGTCGACTCCCGCGACTGGACCACGATCGCGCAGACCCGCGGGCGCATCAACGACGCCCCGTTCTTCATCGACGACTCCCCCAACATGACGCTCGTCGAGATCCGTGCGAAGTGCCGCCGGCTCAAGCAGCAGCACAACCTCAAGCTCGTGGTCATCGACTACCTGCAGCTGATGACCTCGGGCAAGAAGGTCGAGAGCCGTCAGCAGGAGGTCTCCGAGTTCTCGCGTGCGCTGAAGCTCATGGCGAAGGAGCTCGGCGTCCCGGTCATCGCGCTGTCGCAGCTGAACCGTGGTCCTGAGCAGCGAGCGGACAAGAAGCCGATGATCTCGGACCTGCGCGAGTCGGGCTCCATCGAGCAGGACGCCGACATGGTGATCCTGCTGCACCGTGAGTCGGCGTACGAGAAGGACAACCCGCGCCAGGGCGAGGCGGACCTCATCGTGGCGAAGCACCGCAACGGCCCGACGGACACGATCACGGTGGCGTTCCACGGGATGTTCTCGCGGTTCGTCGACATGCCGCAGTAG